The following proteins are co-located in the Paraburkholderia phytofirmans PsJN genome:
- a CDS encoding BspC domain-containing protein, translating into MDRTNVPRRLLRMVGRLATCAASLSLICSAPAFADQLEQHNDLVNKFVNDLHADPLVADCAAHGNFVASTSTAFDHVEFPPSSFDSAHASVTPWNDSFDEGKQRVKVDNIVTVEGLGIRQSGSGDPADLKFRCGYVGAQMLAFSWNDPVPPARAHSSEPSGSRASSGKHKSAKGKHSASGKTTKKATTKSTKPSSGKSSRTSSNKATAKKTPAKKKTQ; encoded by the coding sequence ATGGATCGCACCAACGTACCGCGCCGATTGCTGCGGATGGTCGGCCGGTTGGCAACATGTGCGGCGAGTCTCTCGCTCATATGCTCTGCTCCCGCATTCGCCGATCAACTCGAACAGCACAACGATCTCGTCAACAAATTTGTCAATGACTTGCACGCGGACCCGCTCGTTGCGGACTGCGCGGCTCATGGCAACTTTGTCGCCAGCACGTCGACCGCCTTCGACCATGTCGAATTTCCCCCTAGTTCGTTCGACAGCGCGCATGCGTCGGTCACGCCGTGGAACGATTCGTTCGACGAGGGCAAGCAGCGCGTCAAGGTAGACAATATTGTCACCGTCGAAGGGCTCGGCATCCGCCAGAGCGGCAGCGGCGATCCCGCCGATCTCAAATTCCGCTGCGGCTACGTCGGCGCGCAGATGCTGGCGTTCAGCTGGAACGATCCGGTGCCGCCGGCCCGCGCGCACAGCTCGGAACCTTCGGGGTCGCGTGCATCGTCGGGCAAGCATAAGAGCGCCAAAGGCAAGCACTCGGCGAGCGGCAAGACAACGAAGAAAGCCACCACCAAGTCCACCAAACCGAGCTCGGGCAAATCGTCGCGAACAAGCTCGAACAAAGCAACTGCCAAGAAGACGCCGGCGAAGAAAAAAACCCAATAG
- a CDS encoding response regulator transcription factor, whose product MRFSILNSDAERRDGLKALLRQIDRLARFNEAQDWRQVERTLKRQRPDLLLVDWEDWMSIADVRHLLSHYPDLRVAVLSDQISPAAVRDLMDEGVLGVVPRDTDPCLIVRAFEMVLLGGHYVPPGALALDPPLPPDITIRPFDEKSPPPRRARLANVLSPRQQQIMRCVHMGSTNKMIARTLGISEGTVKIHLTSIFQQLGAPNRAAAVALYNGWLSNHLQVLRNGGDGPVRPIMGQPGVVPLRRRARRRFQYPLPANDTAALLPMAAEPGAPYGDAPSTGPASDPLAQGPA is encoded by the coding sequence ATGCGATTCTCGATACTCAACTCAGACGCCGAACGACGTGACGGGCTCAAAGCACTGCTGCGGCAAATCGACCGCCTGGCGCGTTTCAACGAGGCACAAGACTGGCGTCAGGTCGAACGCACGCTCAAACGTCAGCGGCCCGATCTGCTGCTGGTCGATTGGGAGGACTGGATGTCGATCGCGGACGTTCGCCATCTGCTCAGCCATTACCCTGATCTGCGCGTTGCCGTGCTCTCAGATCAGATCTCGCCGGCCGCGGTGCGAGATCTCATGGACGAGGGCGTGCTCGGCGTCGTGCCGCGCGACACCGATCCTTGCCTGATCGTGCGCGCGTTCGAAATGGTGCTGCTGGGCGGGCACTACGTACCGCCTGGCGCGCTGGCGCTGGATCCTCCGCTGCCACCGGACATCACTATCCGGCCGTTCGACGAAAAGAGCCCGCCACCGCGCCGCGCCAGACTGGCCAACGTACTGTCGCCCCGTCAGCAGCAGATCATGCGCTGCGTCCATATGGGGAGCACCAACAAGATGATCGCGCGCACGCTCGGCATTAGCGAGGGCACCGTCAAGATCCATTTGACCAGCATATTCCAACAGCTCGGCGCGCCGAACCGCGCGGCCGCGGTCGCGCTCTATAACGGCTGGCTGTCGAACCATTTGCAAGTGCTGCGCAATGGCGGCGACGGCCCGGTGCGCCCCATCATGGGCCAGCCCGGCGTAGTGCCGTTACGGCGTCGCGCGCGGCGGCGCTTTCAGTATCCGTTGCCGGCTAACGACACCGCGGCATTGTTGCCCATGGCGGCAGAACCAGGTGCACCGTATGGCGATGCACCGTCCACCGGGCCCGCATCGGACCCGCTCGCACAAGGTCCTGCATGA
- a CDS encoding energy-coupling factor ABC transporter permease: MGFLYTPLPFWVAVGGWIATAIVVALALWKNPFKRLQDGTLQHVWLAIIVAVSVLWASNAWLDDGTVMHLLGATLVVTLFDWALALIAMAVVTGLAAVVFDAPWQGLALTFLVYGALPVGISTLLQRISIAWLPRNLFMFILGQGFVSPAIAVSLTAAAALGIHIALADGSMTVVPAGYAFSVFLLATGESWFTGMSTALIAVYRPAWVTTYDVRRYRLGGPRT, encoded by the coding sequence ATGGGTTTCCTCTACACACCGCTTCCGTTCTGGGTCGCTGTCGGTGGCTGGATCGCCACTGCGATAGTGGTTGCGCTCGCGCTGTGGAAAAATCCTTTCAAACGACTTCAGGACGGCACACTGCAGCATGTCTGGCTTGCGATCATCGTCGCAGTCTCGGTGCTGTGGGCAAGTAATGCATGGCTCGACGACGGCACGGTCATGCATCTGCTCGGCGCCACGTTAGTCGTCACGTTGTTCGACTGGGCGTTGGCGCTGATCGCCATGGCGGTGGTCACGGGTCTTGCCGCCGTAGTCTTCGACGCGCCATGGCAGGGCCTCGCACTCACGTTCCTCGTGTACGGTGCACTGCCGGTCGGCATTTCCACTTTGCTCCAGCGCATCAGCATCGCGTGGCTGCCACGCAATCTGTTCATGTTCATCCTCGGCCAGGGCTTTGTCTCGCCTGCCATCGCCGTGTCGCTCACGGCAGCCGCCGCCCTCGGCATTCATATCGCGCTCGCCGACGGTTCCATGACCGTGGTGCCCGCCGGCTACGCGTTCAGCGTGTTCCTGCTTGCCACCGGGGAATCCTGGTTCACCGGCATGTCCACGGCTTTGATCGCGGTCTACCGTCCTGCGTGGGTCACCACTTATGATGTGCGGAGATACCGGCTGGGCGGACCACGCACCTGA